Proteins encoded by one window of Candidatus Poribacteria bacterium:
- a CDS encoding Gfo/Idh/MocA family oxidoreductase, with translation MYKTAMLGCGGRARGHADAYRFVKRGKLAAICDMNEERLNNFGDEFGISSRYTDFDEMLEKEKPDVLHIVTSPVVPSSNERIRYPLMKQASDHGVPAAIIEKPVAIEGEDWKQIAGLAEETKTKFVVNTQLNFHPKNLEFKRDVAEGDIGEIKFIDASARSRPSEQGGHVLQLVSSYIDNAHPVRVLGQIAGSEHLNSAGGHPGPMHAAAQVLYENGVHVSIAFGTEMAQMASDDPGIYGHKRVFVVGTKGFVHWRFSSWERSTLEGGYAGGPLNYGEQDVVAQANFIEAIFDWLEDANSVHPTHLKQSLVENNLILGMYHSGITNEIIDLPFEPPDGLMDTLREKL, from the coding sequence ATGTATAAAACTGCGATGTTAGGGTGTGGGGGTCGCGCCCGTGGGCACGCAGATGCGTATCGCTTCGTCAAACGCGGGAAACTCGCCGCCATCTGCGATATGAACGAAGAACGCCTCAACAACTTCGGGGACGAATTCGGTATCTCTTCGCGCTACACCGACTTCGATGAGATGCTTGAAAAAGAGAAACCCGATGTCCTGCATATCGTCACAAGTCCTGTGGTTCCGAGTAGCAACGAACGGATCCGTTACCCGTTGATGAAACAGGCATCCGATCACGGTGTGCCTGCAGCGATTATTGAAAAACCAGTCGCGATTGAAGGCGAGGATTGGAAACAGATTGCTGGGTTAGCAGAAGAGACGAAAACAAAATTTGTCGTCAATACACAACTCAATTTCCACCCGAAAAACCTGGAATTCAAAAGAGATGTCGCTGAAGGAGATATCGGCGAGATTAAGTTCATTGATGCCAGCGCACGTAGTAGACCTTCCGAGCAAGGAGGACATGTGCTACAGTTGGTGTCATCCTACATTGACAACGCACATCCGGTACGGGTTCTTGGACAAATCGCTGGCAGCGAGCATTTAAATTCTGCGGGTGGGCATCCCGGTCCGATGCATGCTGCCGCTCAGGTTTTGTATGAGAACGGTGTCCATGTCTCTATTGCATTTGGTACGGAGATGGCACAAATGGCATCCGATGACCCGGGCATCTACGGTCACAAACGTGTTTTTGTTGTCGGGACGAAAGGCTTCGTACATTGGCGTTTTAGCAGTTGGGAACGTTCAACGCTGGAAGGTGGTTATGCGGGCGGTCCACTGAACTACGGGGAGCAAGATGTCGTTGCACAGGCTAACTTCATCGAAGCCATCTTTGATTGGTTAGAAGATGCGAATAGTGTGCATCCGACACATCTCAAGCAATCCCTCGTTGAAAATAACCTCATCTTAGGGATGTACCACAGCGGGATAACAAACGAGATTATTGATCTCCCATTTGAACCCCCGGATGGGTTAATGGACACACTTCGGGAGAAGTTGTGA